A stretch of the Panicum virgatum strain AP13 chromosome 9N, P.virgatum_v5, whole genome shotgun sequence genome encodes the following:
- the LOC120692386 gene encoding WAT1-related protein At5g64700-like, with protein sequence METEAAGMSMKPYCVAVAIQLIYTGMFVVSKAAFNQGTNTYVYIFYRQAVGSLLLLPIALLQRKKARSAMSPRVLFKLFFCALIGITLGVNLYHVSLRFTSATVASAADSSMPAVTFFLAVLLRMEDVKLRSRSGIAKLTGVALCLAGVFTIAFFAGPAISPVNHHRAFASHPPGSKAAVPKGVWIKWTFLMVVANMCWALWIVLQAAALKECPDKMVVTVAQCLFSTAQCLVVAVVAERDFSKWKLRLDVGSLAVLYSGFMVTGVSYYLQTWCIEMRGPMFFAAWTPLCFVFTIFCSSFFLGETVRLGSILGGILLIGSLYTMLWGKIKESKTYDGTEDAEKDGHRKPAESCPEEHELTTIEVKESTSVGASASRVDEL encoded by the exons ATGGAGACGGAAGCCGCAGGCATGAGCATGAAGCCTTACTGCGTGGCCGTCGCCATACAGCTCATCTACACCGGCATGTTCGTGGTCTCCAAGGCGGCCTTCAACCAGGGGACGAACACCTACGTCTACATCTTCTACCGCCAGGCAGTGGGCTCCCTGCTCTTGCTGCCTATCGCTCTTCTACAAAG GAAAAAAGCACGATCGGCCATGTCACCCCGGGTGCTCTTCAAACTCTTCTTTTGCGCCTTAATCGG GATTACGCTTGGTGTGAACTTGTACCATGTGAGCCTCAGGTTCACCTCTGCAACCGTGGCATCTGCAGCCGACAGCTCCATGCCTGCGGTCACCTTCTTCCTGGCGGTGCTACTGAG GATGGAAGATGTGAAGCTGAGGAGCCGGTCAGGCATCGCCAAGCTCACCGGCGTAGCGCTCTGCCTCGCCGGAGTCTTCACCATCGCCTTCTTCGCCGGGCCGGCCATAAGCCCCGTCAACCATCACCGCGCCTTCGCCTCTCACCCGCCAGGCTCCAAAGCAGCTGTCCCCAAGGGGGTATGGATCAAGTGGACATTCCTAATGGTCGTCGCCAACATGTGCTGGGCTCTGTGGATAGTTCTACAG GCTGCGGCTCTAAAGGAGTGTCCAGATAAGATGGTCGTGACTGTGGCTCAGTGCCTGTTCAGCACGGCGCAGTGCTTGGTTGTCGCGGTGGTCGCCGAGCGGGACTTCTCCAAATGGAAACTCCGACTCGACGTCGGCTCGCTCGCCGTCTTATACTCG GGTTTTATGGTGACGGGAGTCTCCTACTACCTGCAAACTTGGTGCATAGAGATGAGAGGCCCCATGTTCTTCGCGGCCTGGACCCCACTCTGTTTCGTGTTCACCATATTTTGCTCATCGTTCTTCCTCGGAGAGACTGTTCGCCTCGGCAG CATCTTGGGTGGAATTTTGCTAATCGGAAGTCTTTACACGATGCTGTGGGGTAAAATCAAGGAGAGTAAGACTTATGATGGAACTGAAGACGCAGAGAAAGATGGACATAGGAAACCTGCAGAGAGTTGCCCGGAAGAGCACGAGCTGACTACGATAGAGGTGAAGGAATCAACATCGGTAGGCGCATCAGCCTCGCGTGTCGATGAACTGTGA
- the LOC120693453 gene encoding guanine nucleotide-binding protein subunit gamma 1-like, which translates to MQVGGAGAGGGDAADIRGRHRIQAELKKLEQEARFLEEELEELEKTDKVSSALQEFLTAMESKADPLLPVTTGPVNQSWDRWFEGPQDLRRCKCWFL; encoded by the exons ATGCaggtcggcggcgccggcgccggaggaggggaCGCGGCGGACATCCGGGGCCGCCACCGGATCCAGGCCGAGCTCAAGAAGCTCGAGCAGGAAGCGCGCTTCCTCGAG GAGGAACTTGAAGAGCTTGAGAAAACGGATAAGGTATCATCGGCATTGCAAGA GTTTCTAACAGCGATGGAAAGCAAAGCTGACCCTCTACTTCCTGT AACTACAGGGCCTGTGAATCAGTCCTGGGATAGGTGGTTTGAAGGTCCACAAGATCTGCGCAGATGCAAATGCTGGTTTTTGTGA
- the LOC120687767 gene encoding pentatricopeptide repeat-containing protein At3g29230-like: MAHLRQLHAALVKSGHAKDPIAASRAVSFCAGPGGDVAYAERIVRHHPRPNSFMWNTVIRALSDGARPEAAVALFVDMLGSPTPPERRTLPSVFAAYARLAKLSSWNAMMQGLAVHGHWQEAIALFSELKSHSLCPDNVTFIAVLTAYGPSGMPDEAKAAFASMATEHDLEPGIEHYGCLVDALARAGRLREAEDAILAMPMAPDAAVWGALLSGCRLHGDAELGARVAREAVRCDPRDRGAYVLAASVAARVGDAAGVRGRMREAGVDKVPGCSMIEVNGVVHEFLS, encoded by the coding sequence ATGGCGCACCTGCGCCAGCTCCACGCCGCGCTCGTCAAGTCCGGCCACGCCAAGGACCCCATCGCCGCCAGCCGCGCCGTCTCTTTCTGCGCGGGCCCCGGTGGCGACGTCGCCTACGCGGAGCGCATCGTGAGGCACCACCCGAGGCCCAACTCCTTCATGTGGAACACCGTGATCAGGGCGCTGTCCGACGGGGCCCGCCCGGAGGCCGCCGTGGCGCTGTTCGTCGACATGCTCGGCTCGCCCACGCCGCCCGAGCGGCGCACGCTCCCGTCGGTGTTCGCGGCGTACGCGCGCCTGGCCAAGCTGTCGTCTTGGAACGCCATGATGCAGGGGCTGGCCGTGCACGGGCATTGGCAAGAAGCGATCGCCTTGTTCTCCGAGCTGAAATCGCACAGCCTGTGCCCCGACAACGTCACCTTCATCGCGGTCCTAACGGCCTACGGGCCCTCCGGCATGCCCGACGAGGCGAAGGCCGCGTTCGCATCAATGGCGACCGAGCACGACTTGGAGCCGGGGATCGAGCACTACGGCTGCCTCGTCGACGCGCTCGCCCGCGCCGGGCGGCTCCGAGAGGCGGAGGACGCGATCCTGGCGATGCCGATGGCGCCCGACGCGGCCGTCTGGGGCGCGCTGCTCTCCGGGTGCCGACTGCACGGCGACGCCGAACTGGGCGCGCGCGTGGCGCGCGAGGCCGTGCGGTGCGACCCGCGGGACAGAGGCGCGTACGTGCTGGCCGCGAGCGTGGCGGCGCGCGTCGGGGACGCCGCGGGCGTGAGGGGGCGGATGAGGGAGGCCGGCGTGGACAAGGTGCCCGGGTGCAGCATGATCGAGGTGAACGGCGTCGTGCACGAGTTTTTGAGCTAG